The Cydia amplana chromosome 19, ilCydAmpl1.1, whole genome shotgun sequence genome includes a window with the following:
- the LOC134657318 gene encoding vacuolar protein sorting-associated protein 37B, translating into MIQPDYTSAMGLLSHLNSDELKEILNDDSKFDSVLKDVKQVKDWETEKEMIIASNRSLAEFNLKMEPQLQELKAAVQERSEEGEALCSRIQELLEEYKSKSAGISLDTTQALLQTSAAKSEEKSEEIAQDYLSGKKYDGEQFLEAFEPVRKQMHLRKFKAEKMGELIRTGSRNSCGNGFSKPYLPYPNYGPGQSAPNVPYPMGPLNMPMPGMYGNHF; encoded by the exons atgaTTCAACCAGATTACACTTCGGCAATGGGTTTGCTTTCTCATCTCAATTCCGATGAATTGAAAGAAATATTAAACGACGACTCTAAATTTGATTCTGTGCTTAAAGATGTGAAACAG GTAAAAGACTGGGAAACCGAGAAGGAGATGATAATAGCTAGTAACCGGTCCCTAGCGGAGTTCAACCTGAAAATGGAGCCGCAGCTGCAAGAGCTGAAGGCAGCGGTGCAGGAGCGCTCCGAGGAGGGAGAGGCTCTCTGCAGTCGTATACAGGAACTCCTAGAAGAGTATA aaTCAAAATCAGCTGGAATCTCACTTGACACAACACAAGCACTGCTCCAGACAAGTGCTGCCAAATCCGAGGAAAAATCTGAGGAAATAGCACAGGACTATCTATCAGGAAAAAAATATGACGGAGAGCAGTTCTTAGAGGCCTTTGAACCTGTCCGCAAGCAAATGCATCTGAGAAAATTTAAAGCAGAGAAAATGGGTGAACTGATCAGAACAGGAAGCAGGAATTCCTGTGGTAACGGATTCTCGAAGCCATACTTACCTTATCCTAATTATGGACCCGGCCAGAGTGCTCCAAATGTGCCATATCCTATGGGGCCTCTCAACATGCCTATGCCAGGCATGTATGGAAAccatttctga
- the LOC134657324 gene encoding N-acetylglucosaminyl-phosphatidylinositol de-N-acetylase has product MFLLDPTLGFDSLDNFYVQFLAETVLYFRSFALYISLWVLGYLLVCCVVYRRYARRLPTRSRGALRAKRVLIVVAHPDDECMFFGPTIFRLCEQDADVYLLCLSNGNSEGKGNIRSKELWQACSELGVPDRNICLVTDTRLPDNPKAQWPVAVIAKLIHHQLEALDIDTLVSFDRGGVSSHPNHSAVFYAIAYMFVEKLLPARCTVYTLDTVNILRKYWGFLDLPLSFVLSSKRYFLRWTESRRVVRAMKRHRSQMVWFRHLYVMFSRYMIINTLRRISLADIELELEVDD; this is encoded by the exons ATGTTCCTGTTGGACCCAACTTTAGGATTTGATAGTTTAGACAATTTTTACGTGCAATTTTTGGCTGAGACTGTATTGTATTTTAGAAGCTTTGCGTTGTATATAAGTTTGTGGGTTCTGGGGTATTTGCTGGTGTGTTGTGTGGTGTATCGGCGGTACGCACGACGGCTACCGACGCGGTCTCGTGGGGCGCTTCGAGCGAAAAGAGTGTTGATCGTGGTAGCACACCCAGATGACGAGTGCATGTTCTTCGGCCCTACGATATTTAGATTGTGCGAGCAGGATGCAGATGTGTATTTGCTCTGTCTCTCTAATG gcaaCAGTGAGGGCAAGGGAAATATACGTAGTAAAGAGCTATGGCAGGCATGTTCGGAGCTTGGAGTACCCGACCGGAACATATGCCTCGTCACAGACACACGACTCCCAGACAACCCAAAAGCGCAGTGGCCAGTGGCCGTCATTGCCAAGCTGATACATCATCAGTTGGAAGCTCTGGATATAGACACACTAGTGTCATTTGATAGGGGAGGTGTTTCCTCACACCCAAACCACTCTGCAGTATTTTATGCTATAGCTTATATGTTTGTTGAGAAACTTTTGCCTGCAA gGTGCACAGTATACACATTAGACACTGTAAATATATTAAGGAAATACTGGGGCTTCTTAGATCTTCCACTAAGCTTTGTTTTGTCTTCCAAAAG ATATTTCCTCCGCTGGACAGAGTCCCGCCGCGTAGTCCGCGCCATGAAGCGACACCGATCGCAGATGGTGTGGTTTCGGCACCTGTATGTTATGTTCTCTCGTTATATGATCATCAACACGCTACGCCGCATCAGCTTGGCCGATATAGAGCTCGAGTTGGAGGTTGATGATTGA